A window of Babylonia areolata isolate BAREFJ2019XMU chromosome 2, ASM4173473v1, whole genome shotgun sequence contains these coding sequences:
- the LOC143302051 gene encoding rho-related GTP-binding protein RhoE-like, with translation MASGGEPVGPAARCEGSAVVASDSTEVKSKIVVVGDCQCGKTTLIHRYVQSKFQESYTPTGFDTYSGSYNVSDTYTIHMSIWDTSGDAGYDRVRPLSYSDANLIIICFSIDNPESMENVVSKWHPEVREHCPTQPIMLVGCKADLRSEAKNLPVGTPRPAFVSYDQGLKTAKHIGALVYSETSSKTSQRSVNDVMEVAALSSAGTTGMGAAANPAGAANGESAGLGRQRSFIRRKRFSGLNEAKTHLRKEAAKSCAVM, from the exons ATGGCCAGTGGAGGGGAGCCAGTGGGCCCAGCGGCCCGGTGTGAGGGCAGTGCCGTTGTGGCTTCGGACAGTACAGAGGTCAAGTCCAAGATTGTGGTGGTGGGCGACTGCCAGTGTGGCAAGACGACTCTCATACACAGATATGTCCAGTCCAAGTTCCAAGAG AGCTACACACCAACAGGCTTCGACACGTACAGTGGCTCCTACAATGTATCCGACACATACACGATTCATATGTCTATTTGGGACACATCAG GAGATGCAGGCTACGACCGCGTTCGTCCTCTGTCATATTCCGATGCCAAcctcatcatcatctgcttcagCATTGACAACCCAGAGTCCATGGAAAACGTCGTCTCCAAG TGGCATCCAGAAGTTCGCGAACACTGCCCCACCCAGCCCATCATGTTGGTGGGGTGCAAGGCAGACCTGAGGTCAGAGGCCAAGAACCTGCCCGTGGGCACTCCACGCCCAGCTTTCGTCTCCTATGACCAG GGTCTGAAGACGGCAAAACACATCGGGGCCCTGGTGTACTCGGAAACGTCCTCCAAAACGTCACAGCGGAGCGTGAATGACGTGATGGAGGTGGCAGCCCTGTCGTCAGCAGGAACGACGGGGATGGGGGCAGCCGCCAACCCCGCAGGTGCCGCCAACGGCGAGAGCGCGGGCCTGGGCCGCCAGAGGTCGTTCATCAGGCGGAAGCGCTTCAGCGGACTGAACGAAGCCAAGACACATCTCCGGAAAGAGGCGGCCAAGAGCTGCGCCGTCATGTGA